One Helicobacter cetorum MIT 00-7128 DNA window includes the following coding sequences:
- a CDS encoding type II toxin-antitoxin system PemK/MazF family toxin — protein MHTIQEKFPKEQGQIWMVELGNSNCKGHEQRGSRPFYIISCNTYNEKSKTYIGFFMSTSPKKEQNIFACQVKGIEGHVNVSQIRTLDDERFIKYVGKSSKEELRKILKCFKENILKVDF, from the coding sequence GTGCATACAATACAAGAAAAATTTCCAAAAGAGCAAGGTCAAATTTGGATGGTTGAACTTGGAAATTCTAATTGCAAGGGGCATGAGCAAAGAGGCTCACGCCCTTTTTATATTATCTCTTGTAACACCTATAATGAAAAATCAAAAACCTACATAGGATTTTTTATGAGCACAAGCCCCAAAAAAGAACAAAATATTTTTGCATGTCAAGTTAAAGGGATAGAAGGGCATGTCAATGTGTCTCAAATTAGGACTTTAGATGATGAGCGTTTTATAAAGTATGTGGGAAAAAGTTCCAAAGAAGAGCTAAGAAAAATTTTAAAATGTTTTAAAGAGAATATTTTAAAAGTTGATTTTTAA
- the rplC gene encoding 50S ribosomal protein L3, with translation MEFLVQKIGMSRTVGADSIPVTLLKVLEAKVCQLENGKALVAYAMHKKYNKAIEGQQKKYQLSKEFNHFATLKASHQQELGDLDVSVLETLKKVKASFKTKGRGFAGAMKRWNFQGGPAAHGSRFHRRLGSIGNREWPGRVQKGKKMAGHYGNELVTGQNEVISFDKESMVLVLKGSVAGFSGAYGRIRAL, from the coding sequence ATGGAATTTTTAGTTCAAAAGATAGGTATGAGTCGCACCGTTGGCGCTGACAGCATTCCTGTAACTTTGCTTAAGGTTTTAGAGGCTAAAGTATGCCAGCTAGAGAATGGCAAAGCACTTGTTGCCTATGCTATGCATAAGAAATATAATAAGGCGATTGAAGGTCAGCAAAAGAAATACCAACTCAGCAAAGAGTTTAATCATTTTGCTACTTTAAAAGCCTCTCATCAACAAGAGCTTGGCGATTTAGATGTAAGCGTTTTAGAAACACTTAAAAAAGTTAAAGCAAGTTTTAAGACAAAAGGTAGAGGTTTTGCGGGTGCAATGAAGCGTTGGAATTTCCAAGGTGGTCCTGCAGCGCATGGTAGCCGATTCCATCGTCGTTTAGGTTCTATTGGTAACAGAGAATGGCCAGGTCGTGTGCAAAAGGGCAAGAAAATGGCAGGTCATTATGGTAATGAGCTAGTAACCGGTCAAAATGAAGTTATCTCTTTTGACAAAGAAAGCATGGTATTAGTGCTTAAAGGCTCAGTAGCCGGTTTTTCTGGAGCTTATGGGCGCATTAGAGCGCTATAA
- a CDS encoding ATP-binding protein, which translates to MPFSCLKPFGPFETSSNAFLQNPLLDTSSDRICLLGAPQVGKSSFAFEMTKHFKSPIYIDYNDMRLNKSSLSAWLLKWHLEKKMDLLILDNISQLDFSLPKIPKIVLIPSLLSPFKIPQDFTPYYTLGLIFKEYITSFKPNTPKNMLFNRFLKEGNTLDLRFFESHNEREKTLQKQKNIKLAFQTYAPLLSKICIHQSHFTTAFYLYTQLKKELKISKDTLYKFLHILEEKRLIFLVPNFENNKTKLYLYDFALPYHLTSNPSLLSVFENMVFLELYKQFPYYQIRTKDNGLFILLENSVPKLALIAHVFPTPAFLNKQLLWCEKHALKTLIVSINGDSKSDNQIFSKAYKHMSFIEFSLNIKSILV; encoded by the coding sequence ATGCCTTTTTCTTGTTTAAAGCCCTTTGGCCCTTTTGAGACTTCTTCTAATGCCTTCTTGCAAAACCCCCTTTTAGATACAAGTAGCGATAGGATTTGTCTTTTAGGCGCACCACAAGTGGGTAAAAGCTCATTTGCTTTTGAAATGACTAAGCATTTTAAAAGTCCCATTTACATAGATTATAATGACATGCGTTTGAATAAAAGCTCTCTAAGCGCTTGGCTTTTAAAATGGCATTTAGAAAAGAAAATGGACTTGCTTATTTTGGATAATATTTCTCAATTAGATTTTAGCCTACCCAAAATCCCCAAAATTGTTCTAATTCCTAGCCTTCTAAGCCCTTTTAAAATCCCACAAGACTTTACCCCCTACTACACATTAGGACTGATTTTTAAAGAATATATAACCTCATTTAAACCAAATACTCCCAAAAACATGCTTTTTAATCGCTTTTTAAAAGAGGGCAATACACTAGATTTACGCTTTTTTGAAAGCCACAACGAGCGAGAAAAAACCCTACAAAAACAAAAAAATATTAAACTTGCTTTTCAAACTTATGCGCCCCTACTCTCTAAAATATGTATCCATCAATCGCATTTCACAACAGCCTTTTATCTCTATACGCAACTAAAAAAAGAGTTAAAAATCTCTAAAGATACCCTTTATAAATTCTTGCATATTTTAGAAGAAAAACGCCTTATTTTTTTAGTGCCAAATTTTGAAAACAATAAAACCAAGCTCTATTTATATGACTTTGCTCTCCCCTATCATTTAACTTCTAATCCCTCACTTTTAAGCGTATTTGAAAACATGGTTTTTTTGGAGCTTTATAAGCAATTCCCTTATTATCAAATTCGCACTAAAGATAATGGTCTTTTTATTTTGCTTGAAAATTCAGTGCCAAAATTGGCTCTTATAGCGCATGTTTTCCCTACTCCAGCCTTTCTTAATAAACAACTTTTATGGTGTGAAAAACATGCTTTAAAAACCCTTATTGTATCTATCAATGGGGATTCTAAAAGCGATAATCAAATATTCTCTAAAGCTTATAAGCATATGAGTTTTATAGAATTTTCTTTAAATATTAAATCAATTTTAGTATAA
- the rplD gene encoding 50S ribosomal protein L4, translating to MSKAIVLDSHLKEKGNVELPKRYEEINSHNLYLYVKHYLSSMRANTAKSKNRSEVSGGGRKPWAQKGGGRARAGSITSPVFVGGGVSHGATNNRNYDLKINKKQKRLALEYALEEKAKINKLFITEKIAIEGVVEDGKRKHLTKEAHKMFSALKQRDTLFVCMNMDEYTELAFNNLKKCLIVDVYELNAYLLAAFSSVVMEEEAFNYIVQDKQKTEE from the coding sequence ATGAGTAAGGCCATCGTTTTAGACAGCCATTTGAAAGAAAAGGGTAATGTTGAATTACCCAAAAGATATGAGGAAATCAATAGTCATAACCTCTATCTATATGTAAAACATTATTTGTCATCTATGCGTGCTAATACTGCTAAGAGCAAGAATCGCTCTGAAGTAAGTGGGGGTGGTAGAAAGCCTTGGGCACAAAAAGGTGGCGGAAGAGCAAGAGCAGGAAGTATCACCTCTCCAGTATTTGTGGGTGGTGGTGTATCTCATGGTGCTACAAATAATCGTAATTACGACCTTAAAATCAATAAAAAACAAAAGCGTTTAGCGTTAGAATATGCTTTGGAAGAAAAAGCAAAAATTAACAAGCTTTTTATTACGGAAAAAATTGCCATAGAGGGCGTTGTTGAAGATGGAAAAAGAAAGCATTTAACCAAAGAAGCGCATAAAATGTTTTCTGCATTAAAGCAAAGAGATACTTTATTTGTATGCATGAATATGGACGAATACACCGAGTTGGCATTCAATAATCTTAAAAAATGTCTTATCGTTGATGTATATGAATTAAATGCGTATCTTCTAGCGGCATTTAGTTCAGTAGTTATGGAAGAAGAAGCTTTCAATTATATTGTGCAAGATAAGCAAAAGACAGAGGAGTAA
- the rpsJ gene encoding 30S ribosomal protein S10, translating into MEKIRLKLKAYDHRVLDRSVVAIVEAVKRSGSEIRGPIPLPTKNKRYTVLRSPHINKDSREQFEIRVYSRLIDIVSATPETVDSLMKLDLAPEVDVEVTSMEAK; encoded by the coding sequence ATGGAAAAAATCAGGTTAAAGCTCAAAGCTTATGACCACAGGGTGTTGGACCGCTCAGTTGTAGCGATTGTGGAGGCAGTAAAGCGTTCTGGTTCTGAAATTAGAGGGCCTATTCCTTTACCTACAAAAAACAAGCGCTACACTGTTTTACGCTCTCCACACATTAACAAGGATTCAAGAGAGCAGTTTGAAATTAGGGTGTATAGCCGATTGATTGATATTGTTTCAGCGACACCAGAAACAGTAGATAGCTTGATGAAGTTGGATTTAGCCCCTGAAGTAGATGTAGAAGTAACTTCTATGGAAGCCAAATAG
- a CDS encoding ribonuclease HII, whose product MTLGIDEAGRGCLAGSLFVAGVVCKEEIALEFLKMGVKDSKKLTQKKRFLLEDKIKSCDSVKFHIATKSADEIDSWGLGACLKLAMQEILENLSLYAKEIYMDGNTAFGFNQKYPNLQTIIKGDDKVTQISMASILAKTSKDKEMLDLHALYPQYGWDKNCGYGTKAHIEALTTLGATPFHRRSFVIKKHHSLF is encoded by the coding sequence ATGACCTTAGGCATTGATGAGGCGGGTAGGGGGTGTTTAGCCGGTTCGCTCTTTGTAGCTGGGGTGGTGTGTAAAGAAGAGATAGCCTTAGAATTTTTAAAAATGGGTGTTAAAGACAGCAAGAAACTCACTCAAAAGAAACGCTTTCTTTTAGAAGACAAAATCAAATCGTGCGATAGTGTGAAATTTCATATCGCTACAAAAAGTGCGGATGAAATTGATAGTTGGGGTTTAGGGGCGTGCTTGAAACTTGCTATGCAAGAAATCTTAGAAAATCTAAGCCTTTATGCTAAAGAGATTTATATGGACGGCAATACAGCGTTTGGTTTCAATCAAAAGTATCCTAACTTACAAACAATTATTAAAGGCGATGATAAGGTTACTCAAATTTCTATGGCATCCATTCTAGCTAAGACTTCAAAAGATAAAGAAATGCTAGATTTGCATGCGTTGTATCCACAATACGGCTGGGATAAAAATTGTGGTTATGGGACTAAGGCACACATAGAGGCATTAACTACATTAGGAGCTACGCCCTTTCATCGGCGTAGTTTTGTGATTAAAAAACACCATTCCTTGTTTTAA
- a CDS encoding flagellar biosynthesis repressor FlbT, whose product MKIFKTLSLYALLSLGIFSSLAYAEKLQDIANYPNWLKLNFFELDNPRNQYVGSASINSGKQDFYFNYIPYDEKLPPIKNAEKIAFLRAKLNAYSALESILITKKMRERLYETLQTQNKNINSLFKIVDFLVSKSILAKQYADTTNHRLYVMVQFPFIDPKELSAYFKKQNAELSLENAKAISAILNKTLFSNPTSFRLKTRNGVF is encoded by the coding sequence ATGAAAATCTTCAAAACCTTAAGCTTATACGCCCTTTTAAGTCTAGGTATTTTTAGCTCACTTGCTTACGCAGAAAAGTTGCAAGACATTGCCAACTATCCTAATTGGCTTAAACTTAATTTCTTTGAACTAGATAACCCTCGCAACCAATATGTGGGTTCAGCCTCAATCAATAGCGGGAAACAAGACTTTTATTTTAACTATATCCCCTATGATGAAAAATTGCCCCCAATAAAAAATGCCGAAAAAATCGCTTTCTTAAGAGCCAAGTTAAACGCCTATAGTGCTTTAGAATCCATTCTAATTACTAAAAAAATGCGAGAACGCCTCTATGAAACCCTCCAAACTCAAAATAAAAATATCAATAGCTTGTTTAAAATCGTTGATTTCTTAGTGTCTAAATCCATTCTGGCCAAACAATATGCAGATACTACCAACCATCGCTTATATGTTATGGTGCAATTCCCCTTTATTGACCCTAAAGAGCTTAGCGCCTATTTCAAAAAGCAAAATGCCGAGCTTTCTTTAGAGAATGCTAAAGCTATAAGCGCTATACTCAATAAGACCTTATTTAGTAATCCAACCTCTTTTAGGCTTAAAACAAGGAATGGTGTTTTTTAA